In Jeotgalibaca arthritidis, a single genomic region encodes these proteins:
- a CDS encoding ComE operon protein 2 — translation MMQERIPWNQYFMAQAVLLSLRSTCKRLEVGATIVRDKRIIAGGYNGSVSGDVHCIDDGCYIVNGHCLRTIHAEMNAILQCAKLGVQTDGAEIYVTHFPCLQCMKMLLQAGIKKVYYLEDYRNDPYAIHLLEEMAIPYEKVSLDPSYFTTLVKPTHSNHESVGEKDGNHNCC, via the coding sequence TTGATGCAAGAAAGAATTCCATGGAATCAATATTTTATGGCACAGGCGGTCTTATTATCTTTAAGAAGTACATGTAAACGATTGGAAGTTGGCGCAACGATTGTCCGCGATAAGCGAATTATTGCTGGCGGTTATAATGGGTCAGTATCAGGTGATGTTCATTGTATTGATGACGGTTGCTATATCGTTAATGGACATTGTTTAAGAACGATTCATGCTGAAATGAATGCTATTTTGCAATGTGCAAAGCTAGGCGTTCAAACAGATGGCGCTGAAATTTATGTAACCCATTTTCCATGTCTGCAATGTATGAAGATGCTCTTGCAAGCGGGTATTAAAAAAGTTTACTATCTTGAAGATTATCGGAATGATCCCTACGCTATTCATTTGCTTGAAGAGATGGCTATACCATATGAAAAAGTATCATTAGATCCAAGCTATTTTACAACGCTTGTTAAACCGACCCATTCGAATCATGAATCGGTGGGGGAGAAAGATGGCAATCACAACTGCTGTTAA
- the rsmD gene encoding 16S rRNA (guanine(966)-N(2))-methyltransferase RsmD, with translation MRVVAGEYKGRHLKAVPGDSTRPTTDKVKESMFNIIGPYFAGGSCLDMFAGSGGLAIEAVSRGIDHAFLSEKNRKAQDVIRTNIEITKEQDKFTVLAGDSRRNVVKLASQQDNLTFRLVFIDPPYQAEKTEEDILLLVKEGLVDDRTTFVCEMDKHTQLTDQIAGYQKIKRVEYGTIAIEIFEAL, from the coding sequence ATGAGAGTAGTAGCAGGTGAATATAAAGGAAGACATTTAAAGGCTGTTCCAGGTGATTCAACACGACCGACAACCGATAAAGTAAAGGAATCTATGTTCAATATTATTGGGCCTTACTTTGCTGGTGGGAGTTGTTTAGACATGTTTGCTGGGAGTGGTGGACTTGCTATTGAAGCTGTATCACGTGGCATTGACCATGCCTTCTTGTCTGAGAAAAATAGAAAAGCCCAAGACGTTATCCGTACTAATATTGAAATAACAAAAGAGCAAGATAAGTTTACGGTCTTAGCCGGTGATTCTAGACGAAATGTTGTGAAGTTAGCTAGTCAACAAGACAATCTAACGTTTCGTTTAGTGTTCATTGATCCTCCTTATCAAGCAGAAAAAACAGAAGAAGATATTTTATTGCTTGTTAAAGAAGGGTTAGTCGACGACCGTACTACCTTTGTTTGTGAAATGGATAAACATACTCAATTAACTGATCAAATTGCCGGTTATCAAAAAATAAAACGGGTAGAATATGGCACCATTGCGATAGAAATATTTGAAGCATTATAG
- a CDS encoding helix-hairpin-helix domain-containing protein, whose translation MRAVKGWLIDNKWLLLVVLLVVQSLFLMMQWIFPKSDKEESDEADLSSLLLETPMVESWEEEAPESLEESHTIWIVDIKGAVQRPGIYQVNQEMRIYDAIQLAGGLTDGAVTKHLNFAQHLSDQMLIYVPLEGEEVDLATVTTDSTPGQSQKQSSKININTADAIQLQELNGIGQKKAEMIIQYREDVGLFSKIEDLMNVSGIGSKTFEAIADKITISNN comes from the coding sequence ATGAGAGCAGTTAAAGGGTGGCTGATAGACAATAAATGGTTATTGCTAGTTGTTCTCTTGGTCGTGCAATCATTATTTTTAATGATGCAATGGATTTTTCCAAAGTCTGATAAGGAGGAGAGTGATGAAGCAGATTTGTCCAGTTTATTACTAGAAACGCCTATGGTTGAAAGTTGGGAAGAGGAAGCACCAGAATCACTAGAAGAAAGTCATACCATTTGGATTGTTGATATTAAAGGAGCTGTTCAACGTCCGGGTATCTACCAAGTTAACCAAGAGATGCGGATTTATGACGCCATCCAATTGGCTGGTGGCTTAACAGATGGCGCAGTTACCAAACACCTTAATTTTGCCCAGCACTTAAGTGATCAAATGCTGATATATGTGCCATTAGAAGGAGAAGAAGTTGACTTAGCGACAGTTACAACGGATTCTACGCCCGGTCAATCTCAAAAACAAAGCAGTAAAATTAATATTAATACGGCGGATGCCATCCAACTGCAAGAACTGAATGGTATCGGTCAAAAGAAAGCGGAAATGATTATTCAATATCGAGAGGATGTCGGCTTGTTTAGTAAAATAGAAGATTTAATGAACGTTAGTGGTATAGGGAGTAAGACATTTGAAGCCATTGCTGACAAAATAACCATTTCAAACAACTAA
- a CDS encoding YlbF family regulator: MIYDEALLALEDQCDQLIIRILESEAMVGYLEAKQRIESSEEAQLKIEQFKRKQEQFELIEPYGEYAPDFLSYRQQLYQAKREMDLDEVVYEFRIAERQLQVQLDLIADKLAKSVSTNILVSAGDAFSLSLIGLPTACEIHLGKRKDIEL, translated from the coding sequence ATGATTTATGACGAAGCTTTATTAGCTTTGGAAGATCAATGTGATCAATTGATTATTCGAATTTTAGAAAGCGAGGCAATGGTAGGTTATTTAGAAGCCAAGCAAAGAATCGAATCATCTGAAGAAGCACAACTTAAAATTGAACAATTTAAACGCAAGCAAGAACAATTTGAACTGATAGAACCTTATGGTGAATATGCACCGGACTTTTTAAGCTACCGCCAGCAATTATATCAAGCTAAGCGAGAAATGGACTTAGATGAAGTCGTCTATGAGTTTCGTATTGCAGAGCGGCAACTACAAGTCCAATTGGATTTGATTGCTGATAAACTAGCAAAATCAGTTTCTACAAATATTCTAGTGTCCGCAGGTGATGCGTTCTCGCTATCATTAATCGGCCTGCCAACAGCTTGTGAAATTCATTTAGGAAAGAGGAAAGACATTGAACTTTGA
- the coaD gene encoding pantetheine-phosphate adenylyltransferase, whose protein sequence is MKKVALFAGSFDPLTNGHIDTIQRGLRVFDEIIVAVSTNTSKKSLFNGEERFELIQSVLKDLTSVKVVKHSGGLTVDMAKDYHCHALLRGVRNVKDFEYEESIALLNKTQHPELETVILMASAEYRFLSSSLIKEVAMFGGDVSKLLPPAINQAVIEKYKQ, encoded by the coding sequence TTGAAGAAAGTCGCTTTATTTGCGGGTAGCTTTGATCCACTAACGAATGGGCACATTGATACCATTCAAAGAGGCTTACGCGTCTTTGATGAAATTATTGTAGCAGTTTCAACAAATACATCTAAAAAATCCTTGTTTAATGGTGAAGAACGCTTTGAATTGATTCAGTCTGTTCTAAAGGATTTAACCTCTGTAAAAGTTGTGAAGCATAGCGGTGGCTTAACGGTTGATATGGCAAAGGACTATCACTGTCATGCCTTATTAAGAGGAGTCCGCAATGTTAAGGACTTTGAATATGAAGAGAGCATTGCTCTGTTGAATAAAACCCAGCATCCAGAACTTGAAACAGTTATTCTGATGGCATCAGCTGAATATCGCTTTTTAAGTTCAAGTTTGATAAAAGAAGTCGCTATGTTTGGCGGAGATGTTTCGAAACTCCTTCCGCCAGCCATTAATCAAGCTGTTATTGAAAAATACAAGCAGTAA
- a CDS encoding YlbG family protein produces MNFELRKRQGIIVWVYTLRQIKNLKRIGYIHYVSSRLKYIVMYVDQIEVSDTVDRLNSLHYVRKVEISHRPEIDMTFEHALEGNQEEKVEG; encoded by the coding sequence TTGAACTTTGAACTAAGGAAACGTCAAGGCATCATCGTATGGGTTTACACCTTACGTCAAATTAAAAACTTAAAGCGTATTGGCTACATTCACTATGTATCAAGCCGCCTTAAATATATTGTTATGTATGTGGATCAAATAGAAGTATCGGATACAGTTGATCGATTAAACAGTTTACACTATGTGCGTAAAGTAGAGATTTCGCATCGACCAGAAATTGATATGACATTTGAACACGCACTTGAAGGCAATCAGGAAGAGAAAGTAGAAGGTTAA